In the genome of Streptomyces sp. Tu 3180, the window CGGCGGTGCGGCCCGTGTGACCACGCCCTTGACTTCGAGAGCCCTCCAGGTGATGGACTCCCCGGCGGACAACGACACCAGGGGGTAACCATGACCGACTCTCCGGTCGCGCTCGTCACCGGTGGAGGCAGCGGTATCGGCGCCGCCGTCGCGCGGCGGTTGCTGGGCGCGGGGCAGCGGGTGGCCGTCACCGGGCGCGGCACCGGGCGGCTGCGCGGCTTCGCGAAGGAACTCGGCGAACCCGCAGGGCTGCTGACGCTCACCGGGAACGCGGCTGTGTACGACGACGTACGGTCGGCGGTCGACACCGTGCTGGCGGAGTTCGGCCGGCTGGACACCGTCGTCGCCAACGCCGGTTTCGCCACCCACGATTCGGTCGCCGAGGGCGACCCCGCCGGGTGGACCGAGATGGTGCTGACCAACGTCCTCGGTCCCGCCCTGCTGATCAGGGCCTCGATCGACGCCCTGAAGGAGACCCGGGGGCGGATCGTGCTGGTGGGGAGCGTCGCCGGGTTCGTACCGGGCCCCGGCAACATCTACGGGGCGACCAAGTGGGCGGTGACCGGGCTCGCCGAGAACACCCGGCGGCAGGTCACCGAGTGGGGCGTGGGCGTGACGCTGATCGCGCCCGGCCGGACAAGGACGCCGTTCTGGGACTCCTACGGCAGCCTCCCGCCCGGTCACCTGCTCACCGCGGACCAGATCGCCGACTCGGTCGTGTGGGCCCTGGGGCAGCCGGCCGGCGTGGACGTCAACACCGTGGTGGTGCGGCCCGTCGGCCAGCCCAACTGATCGGCTCCCCGCGGACGTCCGGCGGCCTCCCCGTCCCCGGAGGGCTCGGGGAGGCCGCCGGCGGCGGGGTGTCAGGCCCCGTTGAACGCCGCCGGGTCCGGACCCAGCCGCCGGTCCTCGTTCAGGGCGCTGATCGCCGCGAGGTCCTCGTCGTCCAGGCTGAAGCCGAAGACGTCGATGTTCTCCTTGATCCGGGACGGCGTCACCGACTTCGGGATGACGACGTTGCCCAGCTGGATGTGCCAGCGCAGGACGATCTGGGCCGGGGTGCGGCCGTGCTTGCGCGCGATGGCCACGATCGCCGGGACCTCCAGCAGGCCCTTGCCCTGGC includes:
- a CDS encoding SDR family NAD(P)-dependent oxidoreductase, whose translation is MTDSPVALVTGGGSGIGAAVARRLLGAGQRVAVTGRGTGRLRGFAKELGEPAGLLTLTGNAAVYDDVRSAVDTVLAEFGRLDTVVANAGFATHDSVAEGDPAGWTEMVLTNVLGPALLIRASIDALKETRGRIVLVGSVAGFVPGPGNIYGATKWAVTGLAENTRRQVTEWGVGVTLIAPGRTRTPFWDSYGSLPPGHLLTADQIADSVVWALGQPAGVDVNTVVVRPVGQPN